A stretch of Faecalibacterium duncaniae DNA encodes these proteins:
- a CDS encoding DUF1015 domain-containing protein has product MNKTPCFSPAHILLPSEQIPVGQWGCVACDQFTSDRSYWEKAAQAAAGGPSTLDLILPEVYLEEDDVDARISAIHAAMDDYTRNVLTRAVDGFIYVERTEQSGRVRQGLVGKIDLEAYSYAEGAVPAIRPSEHTVESRIPPRMAVRRGARLETPHIMMLADDPGCTLIEPIGEKKEQLRKVYEGDLMLNGGHIAGWAVEDPALLAQIDSALNALGSQEAFDARYPQAKGGAPLTLAVGDGNHSLASAKACWEELKKTLTPEQQLTHPARWCLAEVCNVHSPAIEIEPIHRVLFNVDCGAVLLALIAWSDSHAAGICFGDAKQQSFTLAGPHVANVLSFEHPVAPLTVGTIDAFIEYFMARHIEARVDYVHDEPAVRALCRQGGVAFLMPPFEKSDLFKGIVMGGVLPRKTFSMGHAEEKRYYMECRNILGEE; this is encoded by the coding sequence ATGAACAAAACACCCTGTTTTTCCCCGGCGCACATCCTGCTGCCGTCGGAACAGATCCCGGTGGGGCAGTGGGGCTGTGTGGCCTGCGATCAGTTCACCAGTGACCGCTCCTATTGGGAAAAGGCTGCGCAGGCCGCCGCAGGCGGCCCCAGTACACTGGACCTGATCCTGCCAGAGGTCTATCTGGAAGAGGATGACGTGGATGCAAGGATCAGCGCCATCCATGCGGCCATGGACGATTATACCCGGAACGTGCTGACCCGCGCGGTGGACGGCTTCATTTATGTGGAGCGCACCGAGCAGAGCGGCCGGGTGCGGCAGGGCCTTGTGGGCAAGATCGACCTGGAGGCATACAGCTATGCCGAGGGTGCGGTGCCTGCCATCCGCCCCAGTGAGCACACCGTGGAAAGCCGCATCCCGCCCCGCATGGCGGTGCGCCGGGGGGCAAGGCTGGAAACGCCCCATATTATGATGCTGGCCGATGACCCCGGCTGCACCCTCATCGAGCCCATCGGCGAGAAAAAGGAGCAGCTGCGCAAGGTCTACGAGGGCGACCTGATGCTGAACGGCGGCCACATTGCCGGCTGGGCAGTGGAAGATCCCGCCCTGCTGGCCCAGATCGACAGCGCCCTGAACGCTCTGGGCAGCCAGGAGGCCTTTGATGCCCGGTATCCCCAGGCAAAGGGCGGCGCGCCCCTGACGCTGGCCGTGGGCGACGGCAACCATTCGCTGGCTTCCGCCAAGGCCTGCTGGGAGGAGCTGAAAAAGACCCTGACCCCGGAGCAGCAGCTGACCCACCCGGCCCGCTGGTGCCTGGCTGAGGTCTGCAATGTCCACTCTCCGGCCATTGAGATCGAGCCCATCCACCGCGTCCTCTTCAATGTGGACTGCGGTGCTGTGCTGCTGGCCCTCATCGCGTGGAGCGATTCCCACGCGGCAGGCATCTGCTTCGGCGATGCAAAACAGCAGTCCTTTACGCTGGCAGGCCCCCATGTGGCCAATGTGCTCAGCTTTGAACATCCCGTTGCCCCGCTGACCGTGGGCACCATTGACGCATTCATTGAGTATTTCATGGCCCGCCACATCGAGGCCCGGGTGGATTATGTCCACGATGAGCCCGCTGTCCGCGCCCTGTGCAGGCAGGGGGGTGTGGCTTTCCTGATGCCGCCCTTTGAGAAGAGCGATCTGTTCAAGGGCATCGTTATGGGTGGTGTGCTGCCCCGCAAGACCTTCAGCATGGGGCACGCAGAGGAAAAGCGCTATTATATGGAATGCAGAAACATTTTAGGTGAAGAATGA
- a CDS encoding electron transport complex protein RnfA, with translation MSAVMNTIGVAFAYAVLALFAQNAIFTRGLGVSRLIQLVGDERTSSWWFALLLCVTQTLVAPLAYFAGSQIVDLPYRAQLRPLLYLACVAMVCIFEHAILRAVKGPRSGLLIRILPIAAVNSGVLGTVLVERTQSFTLAQSIGFGLGSGLGYLLAVMLVTEAGNRLRSKAIPEAFRGLPITLIYIGVLALAIYGFTGHSVIL, from the coding sequence GTGAGTGCTGTGATGAATACCATCGGTGTGGCCTTTGCCTACGCCGTGCTGGCCCTGTTTGCCCAGAACGCCATCTTTACCCGTGGTCTGGGCGTGTCGCGCCTGATCCAGCTGGTGGGTGACGAGCGCACCAGCAGCTGGTGGTTTGCCCTGCTGCTCTGTGTTACCCAGACGCTGGTGGCCCCGCTGGCGTATTTTGCGGGCAGCCAGATCGTGGATCTGCCCTACCGTGCCCAGCTCCGCCCGCTGCTCTACCTGGCCTGTGTGGCGATGGTCTGCATCTTTGAGCACGCCATCCTGCGGGCGGTCAAGGGCCCCCGCAGCGGCCTGCTCATCCGCATCCTGCCCATTGCCGCCGTGAACAGCGGCGTGCTGGGCACCGTGCTGGTGGAGCGCACCCAGAGCTTTACGCTGGCGCAGTCCATCGGCTTTGGCCTGGGCAGCGGCCTGGGCTACCTGCTGGCTGTGATGCTGGTGACCGAGGCGGGCAACCGCCTGCGCAGCAAGGCCATCCCTGAAGCATTCCGCGGCCTGCCCATCACCCTGATCTATATCGGTGTGCTGGCGCTGGCCATCTACGGCTTTACCGGCCATTCCGTGATCCTGTAA
- the rpe gene encoding ribulose-phosphate 3-epimerase: MTIISPSILSADFNQLGADCRMVLDAGAQMLHYDVMDGHFVPNISFGVPVLKSLHKGMPAAFYDVHLMISHPLQYAEPFIKAGASLYNFHLECEDDIQQTIDAVKALGCKVGLTIKPGTAPEALAPYLDQLDLVLVMSVEPGFGGQKFMPSALEKLRWLKEERAKRSARYLLEVDGGVDDTTAPLCVEAGADILVAGSAVFGAADPAAAVRRLAAL, from the coding sequence ATGACGATCATTAGTCCTTCGATCCTTTCGGCTGATTTCAATCAGCTTGGCGCAGACTGCCGCATGGTGCTGGATGCCGGTGCGCAGATGCTGCATTATGACGTGATGGACGGCCACTTTGTGCCCAACATCAGCTTTGGCGTGCCGGTGCTGAAAAGCCTGCACAAGGGGATGCCCGCAGCATTCTACGATGTCCACCTGATGATCAGCCACCCGCTGCAGTATGCAGAGCCTTTCATCAAGGCGGGTGCCAGCCTGTACAACTTCCACCTCGAGTGCGAGGACGACATCCAGCAGACCATCGATGCGGTCAAGGCACTGGGCTGCAAGGTGGGCCTGACCATCAAGCCCGGTACTGCGCCGGAGGCGCTGGCCCCGTATCTCGACCAGCTGGATCTGGTGCTGGTGATGAGCGTGGAGCCCGGCTTCGGCGGGCAGAAGTTCATGCCCTCGGCGCTGGAAAAGCTGCGCTGGCTCAAGGAAGAGCGGGCAAAGCGGAGCGCCCGCTACCTGCTGGAAGTGGATGGCGGCGTGGATGACACCACCGCCCCCCTGTGTGTGGAGGCGGGTGCCGATATTCTGGTGGCGGGCAGTGCCGTGTTCGGCGCAGCCGACCCGGCTGCGGCAGTGCGCCGTCTGGCCGCCCTGTGA
- a CDS encoding Rnf-Nqr domain containing protein → MKRSIAELITRDPEKFAHHDRVFKNNPVVMQGMGLAPLVVLATTGKNALMLAVAVALLLTPSRMLACLVSRLFPLRDEQPAPEELEKKLLPRALVYSGSAAVVYLAAYPILNAVFGTDLLMLGIYLPMLVVEPLLTYRFGRVQETMRKAVSKGLRITVGYALILFIVGCLREWLALGSVFGVQLSRSVLPMASMPAGGFIVLGVVCAVWRALARKHKEYLKTEARGTLAAHPRKEVQDQ, encoded by the coding sequence ATGAAACGTTCCATTGCAGAACTGATCACCCGTGATCCTGAAAAGTTCGCCCACCATGACCGGGTGTTCAAAAACAATCCCGTTGTCATGCAGGGCATGGGTCTGGCTCCGCTGGTGGTGCTTGCCACCACAGGCAAAAATGCTTTGATGCTGGCCGTGGCTGTGGCCCTGCTGCTCACGCCTTCCCGGATGCTGGCCTGCCTGGTCAGCCGCCTGTTCCCCCTGCGGGACGAGCAGCCCGCCCCGGAAGAGCTGGAGAAAAAGCTGCTGCCCCGGGCGCTGGTGTACAGCGGCAGTGCGGCGGTGGTCTACCTTGCCGCTTATCCCATCCTGAACGCTGTGTTCGGCACCGACCTGCTGATGCTGGGCATCTACCTGCCCATGCTGGTGGTGGAGCCCTTGCTGACCTACCGCTTTGGCCGTGTGCAGGAAACCATGCGCAAGGCTGTCTCCAAGGGTCTGCGCATCACGGTGGGCTACGCGCTCATCCTGTTCATCGTGGGCTGCCTGCGGGAGTGGCTGGCGCTGGGCAGTGTGTTTGGGGTCCAGCTCAGCCGCTCTGTCCTGCCCATGGCATCCATGCCGGCAGGCGGTTTCATCGTGCTGGGCGTGGTGTGTGCCGTCTGGCGCGCGCTGGCCCGCAAACACAAGGAATACCTGAAAACTGAGGCGCGCGGCACTCTGGCTGCGCACCCCCGGAAGGAGGTGCAGGATCAGTGA
- a CDS encoding putative glycoside hydrolase — protein sequence MARYPKRQKVKRYRRSFYTREMRLKKGIGIAVLVVAVLAAAWVAAPHVLDWATHTWYTVVRDRDLSASSVVSESASSGTQSTAASEPAASSVPEKEPEPEVKGTDIVTGLWAEVDVTTLTDEATIRSAARQLKAQGMTYAILTLKDTAGQVYYASQTAVGAANAAPTQVELTSVASIFKEEGLVPVAALTAFRDPAGARADHALAIRYQGQEYLWLDNKASAGGNPWLNPYAAETVQYIGDLIAEVHAAGFDQVLLENVQFPSSTSAKQDYGTTNGVDRAGQLTADIAAWQARFGDTVTLWYGYSLAEVTGSSSQLGAPAAQLGVKKLLVKVPSSSTLDAAAREELTLSLTEAGVEHVVIRDDAASYFE from the coding sequence ATGGCAAGATATCCCAAACGCCAGAAGGTCAAGCGCTACCGGCGCAGCTTTTACACCCGCGAGATGCGGCTGAAAAAGGGCATCGGCATTGCGGTGCTGGTGGTGGCCGTGCTGGCAGCGGCCTGGGTGGCCGCGCCCCATGTGTTGGACTGGGCCACCCACACCTGGTATACCGTGGTGCGGGATCGTGACCTTTCCGCATCCAGTGTTGTCAGCGAGAGTGCATCCTCCGGGACGCAGAGCACCGCTGCCAGCGAACCGGCAGCTTCCTCGGTGCCGGAAAAGGAGCCGGAGCCCGAGGTCAAGGGCACTGATATTGTGACGGGCCTGTGGGCAGAGGTGGATGTGACCACCCTGACCGACGAGGCAACCATCCGCTCCGCCGCCCGGCAGCTCAAGGCACAGGGCATGACCTATGCCATCCTGACCCTGAAGGACACCGCCGGGCAGGTGTATTACGCCTCCCAGACGGCAGTGGGTGCCGCCAATGCAGCCCCCACGCAGGTCGAGCTGACGAGCGTGGCATCCATCTTCAAGGAGGAGGGGCTGGTGCCGGTGGCTGCGCTGACCGCCTTCCGTGACCCTGCCGGTGCCCGGGCCGACCACGCTCTGGCCATCCGGTATCAGGGGCAGGAGTACCTCTGGCTGGACAACAAGGCTTCCGCCGGAGGCAACCCCTGGCTGAACCCCTACGCTGCGGAGACCGTGCAGTATATCGGCGATCTGATCGCCGAGGTGCACGCCGCCGGGTTTGATCAGGTGCTGCTGGAAAATGTCCAGTTCCCCTCGTCCACCAGCGCCAAGCAGGACTATGGCACCACCAACGGTGTGGACCGTGCCGGGCAGCTGACTGCGGATATCGCCGCCTGGCAGGCCCGCTTCGGAGATACGGTGACGCTCTGGTACGGTTATTCGCTGGCCGAGGTGACCGGCTCCTCCAGCCAGCTGGGAGCCCCTGCGGCCCAGCTGGGCGTGAAGAAGCTGCTGGTGAAGGTCCCGTCCTCCTCTACGCTGGATGCAGCGGCCCGGGAGGAGCTGACCCTCTCCCTGACCGAGGCAGGTGTGGAGCATGTGGTCATCCGGGACGATGCCGCCAGCTATTTTGAGTGA
- a CDS encoding RnfABCDGE type electron transport complex subunit D produces MDERLIQQQEQELAKTGRYYLHVCFMTIPLLCMACFLYGLRPLLLCGAALLTGNLCDRLVSLLRRRVYRAGDFSNESFALIIALLMPATVDWYVVIMAVLAGVLIGKEVFGGYGSYPFNPAAVGYAVAAVSWPEQVFRYPQPYTNIPLWDATDVPVSSTISDTLRSGGSLNISAISLVLGEYAAPMGTGAALILLACGLFLWLQKDVRLGASVSFVVTCALIAFLFPRQVGVNGVDIALRLQCVRDELLTGAMLFSAAFLLNEPYTCAHHRLGRILYGVLVGAITMGFRYYGVYETGVCFALLTVNSISGWMDRTESRLYQLMHRPAAGKEGAE; encoded by the coding sequence ATGGATGAACGTTTGATCCAGCAGCAGGAGCAGGAGCTTGCAAAGACGGGGCGGTACTATCTGCACGTCTGCTTTATGACCATCCCGCTGCTCTGCATGGCCTGCTTCCTGTACGGTCTGCGGCCCCTGCTGCTCTGCGGCGCGGCGCTGCTCACCGGCAATCTGTGTGACCGCCTGGTCTCCCTGCTGCGCCGCCGCGTGTATCGGGCCGGGGATTTCTCCAACGAGAGCTTTGCCCTCATCATCGCCCTGCTCATGCCCGCCACGGTGGACTGGTATGTGGTCATTATGGCGGTGCTGGCCGGTGTCCTCATCGGCAAGGAGGTGTTCGGCGGCTACGGCAGCTATCCCTTCAACCCCGCTGCTGTGGGTTACGCCGTGGCGGCGGTGTCCTGGCCGGAGCAGGTGTTCCGCTACCCCCAGCCCTATACCAACATCCCCCTGTGGGATGCCACAGACGTGCCGGTGTCCAGCACCATCTCGGATACCCTGCGCAGCGGCGGCAGCCTGAACATCAGCGCAATTTCGCTGGTGCTGGGCGAGTACGCCGCCCCCATGGGCACGGGTGCCGCCCTCATCCTTCTGGCCTGCGGGCTTTTCCTCTGGCTGCAAAAGGATGTCCGTCTGGGCGCTTCTGTCAGCTTTGTGGTCACCTGTGCCCTCATCGCCTTCCTCTTCCCCCGTCAGGTGGGGGTGAACGGCGTGGACATCGCCCTGCGCCTGCAGTGCGTGCGGGACGAGCTGCTGACCGGTGCCATGCTGTTCAGCGCGGCGTTCCTGCTCAACGAGCCCTACACCTGCGCCCACCACCGTCTGGGCCGCATCCTGTACGGTGTGCTGGTGGGTGCGATCACCATGGGCTTCCGGTATTACGGCGTGTACGAGACGGGTGTCTGCTTTGCCCTGCTCACGGTCAACAGCATTTCCGGCTGGATGGACCGCACCGAGAGCCGCCTGTATCAGCTGATGCACCGCCCTGCGGCCGGAAAGGAGGGCGCTGAATGA